A DNA window from Streptomyces asoensis contains the following coding sequences:
- a CDS encoding LLM class flavin-dependent oxidoreductase encodes MRVGSFVLGAQFPGQGQGEALHRAVRSAEVAEEAGLDSVWLAEHHFVPYGTCPSAVTLAALLLGRTRRIRVGTAVSVLPTVHPVALGEQAALLHLTSGGRFSLGVGRGGPWVDLEVFGSGLEAYEQGFPESLDLLVRWLREPSVGADGERFRFREVPVVPRPSEALTETPGPEVVVACTSPASVRLAAERGLPMLLGMHVGDEEKAEMVSLWRRHARAAGRSGDEIRDAAHVSAGVCQIADRRTDAVETLVKSMPGWLRQGLDAHVTVDGRPRSMRDPVAYTELLCGLHPVGTPRLCADRLAATGERTGISRFALLVEGSGDLAATEENVRRLGSEVLPHLR; translated from the coding sequence ATGCGCGTTGGAAGTTTCGTCTTGGGAGCCCAGTTCCCCGGCCAGGGTCAGGGCGAGGCACTGCACCGTGCGGTGCGCTCGGCCGAGGTGGCCGAGGAAGCGGGCCTCGACTCGGTCTGGCTGGCCGAGCACCACTTCGTGCCGTACGGCACATGCCCTTCGGCGGTCACGCTCGCCGCCCTGCTGCTGGGCCGCACCCGCCGGATCCGGGTGGGCACCGCGGTCAGCGTACTGCCCACGGTCCACCCCGTGGCCCTCGGGGAACAGGCCGCGCTGCTGCACCTGACGAGCGGCGGCCGCTTCTCGCTGGGCGTGGGGCGCGGCGGACCCTGGGTCGACCTGGAGGTGTTCGGGTCGGGCCTGGAGGCGTACGAACAGGGCTTCCCGGAATCACTCGATCTGCTGGTGCGCTGGCTGCGCGAACCCTCGGTGGGCGCCGACGGCGAGCGCTTCCGCTTCCGTGAAGTCCCCGTGGTGCCCAGGCCGTCGGAGGCGCTGACGGAGACGCCGGGGCCGGAGGTCGTCGTCGCGTGCACCTCACCGGCGAGCGTCCGCCTGGCCGCCGAGCGCGGGTTGCCGATGCTTCTCGGGATGCACGTGGGGGACGAGGAGAAGGCCGAGATGGTCTCCCTGTGGCGCCGGCACGCGCGCGCGGCCGGGCGGTCCGGGGACGAGATCCGGGACGCGGCCCATGTCTCGGCCGGCGTCTGCCAGATCGCGGACCGGCGCACGGACGCGGTGGAGACCCTGGTGAAGTCGATGCCGGGCTGGCTGCGGCAGGGACTCGACGCGCATGTGACCGTGGACGGTCGGCCCCGCTCCATGCGGGACCCGGTGGCGTACACCGAACTGCTCTGCGGGCTGCACCCGGTGGGCACCCCGCGGCTGTGCGCCGACCGGCTCGCGGCGACCGGCGAGCGGACCGGCATCTCCCGCTTCGCCCTGCTGGTCGAGGGCTCGGGCGACCTCGCGGCCACCGAGGAGAACGTACGGCGGCTGGGCTCGGAGGTGCTCCCCCACCTCCGGTGA
- a CDS encoding ABC transporter permease, with the protein MAATQVIRSEWTKIRSVASTVWTLSLAVIVTIALGMLISALSRHEFDDMSRNDRLSFDPTFISFAGMSLGQLAMIVFGVLVVSNEYSTGMIRTSLAAVPQRGTFLFSKIAVATGLALVVGLATSFVTFFLGQAMLGSHRASIGDSGVLRAVIGGGLYMTLIAVFSMGVATMLRSPMLSLGILMPFFFLISNILGNVSATKKIGRYLPDQAGSKIMRVVTPIDDDTPYGPWGGFAIMALWALAALAGGYLLLKKRDA; encoded by the coding sequence ATGGCGGCGACCCAGGTCATCCGGTCCGAGTGGACCAAGATCCGGTCGGTGGCGTCCACCGTGTGGACGCTCTCCCTCGCCGTGATCGTCACCATCGCCCTCGGCATGCTGATCTCGGCGCTGTCGCGGCACGAGTTCGACGACATGAGCCGCAACGACCGGCTCTCCTTCGACCCGACCTTCATCAGCTTCGCCGGGATGAGCCTCGGCCAGCTCGCCATGATCGTGTTCGGGGTGCTGGTGGTGTCGAACGAGTACAGCACCGGCATGATCCGCACGTCGCTGGCCGCGGTGCCCCAGCGCGGCACCTTCCTGTTCAGCAAGATCGCGGTGGCCACCGGGCTCGCGCTGGTGGTCGGGCTCGCCACCAGTTTCGTCACGTTCTTCCTGGGGCAGGCCATGCTCGGCTCCCACCGGGCGTCGATCGGGGACAGCGGGGTCCTGCGGGCGGTCATCGGCGGCGGTCTGTACATGACGCTCATCGCGGTGTTCTCGATGGGTGTGGCCACGATGCTGCGCTCGCCGATGCTGTCGCTCGGCATCCTGATGCCGTTCTTCTTCCTGATCTCCAACATCCTCGGCAACGTCTCGGCGACGAAGAAGATCGGCCGGTATCTGCCCGACCAGGCCGGCAGCAAGATCATGCGGGTGGTCACGCCGATCGACGACGACACCCCCTACGGGCCCTGGGGCGGGTTCGCCATCATGGCGCTGTGGGCCCTCGCGGCGCTCGCCGGCGGCTACCTCCTGCTGAAGAAACGCGACGCGTAA
- the mce gene encoding methylmalonyl-CoA epimerase has product MLTRIDHIGIACHDLDATVEFYRSTYGFEVFHTEVNEEQGVREAMLKINDTSDGGASYLQLLEPTRPDSTVAKWLDKNGEGVHHIAFGTADVDADAADIKDKGVRVLYEEPRRGSMGSRITFLHPKDCHGVLTELVTSAAVESPEH; this is encoded by the coding sequence ATGCTGACGCGAATCGACCACATCGGGATCGCCTGCCACGACCTCGACGCCACCGTCGAGTTCTACCGCTCCACGTACGGCTTCGAGGTGTTCCACACCGAGGTCAACGAGGAACAGGGTGTGCGCGAGGCCATGCTCAAGATCAACGATACGTCCGACGGGGGCGCCTCCTACCTGCAACTCCTGGAGCCGACCCGGCCCGACTCGACCGTCGCCAAGTGGCTCGACAAGAACGGCGAGGGCGTCCACCACATCGCTTTCGGTACGGCGGATGTCGACGCGGACGCCGCGGACATCAAGGACAAGGGCGTACGCGTTCTGTACGAAGAGCCGCGACGCGGCTCCATGGGGTCACGAATCACCTTCCTGCACCCCAAGGATTGCCACGGTGTACTGACAGAACTGGTCACATCGGCGGCTGTTGAGTCACCTGAGCACTGA
- a CDS encoding ABC transporter permease subunit, producing MSTPQHPSPQAAPAWQTAPGPSYAPAGPAYTSPIPIVRTHLGHAVTSEWTKIRSVRSTMWTLGVFVLLVVGIGLLAGAVVAANASPSDLEGETALSFGFFGLLLGTMCVMTLGVLTTASEYGTGMIRTTMVACPSRGRVLAAKAVVFFAVAFVVTLVSSGFVALVHVGMLGDARQPNGEEWLKATFGVSLYVALLGLISLAVGSIIRHSAGAITIMIGVLLAPLVIAIFMFSSSLEDLRQALFEYSIPNQLSVFYSTSLSDSGPSGWDPLWIALGATAVVLGAAFALLEKRDV from the coding sequence ATGAGCACCCCGCAGCACCCCTCGCCGCAGGCCGCGCCCGCCTGGCAGACGGCGCCCGGCCCCTCGTACGCCCCGGCCGGTCCCGCCTACACCTCGCCGATCCCGATCGTGCGCACGCACCTGGGCCACGCCGTCACCTCGGAGTGGACCAAGATCCGGTCGGTGCGTTCCACGATGTGGACGCTGGGTGTCTTCGTCCTGCTGGTCGTCGGCATCGGCCTGCTCGCCGGAGCCGTCGTCGCCGCGAACGCCTCCCCCAGTGACCTGGAGGGCGAGACCGCCCTGTCGTTCGGCTTCTTCGGGCTGCTCCTGGGCACCATGTGCGTCATGACGCTCGGCGTGCTGACCACGGCCTCCGAGTACGGCACCGGCATGATCCGGACGACGATGGTGGCCTGCCCCTCGCGCGGCCGGGTCCTCGCCGCGAAGGCCGTCGTGTTCTTCGCCGTCGCCTTCGTCGTCACCCTGGTGTCCTCGGGCTTCGTCGCCCTGGTGCACGTGGGCATGCTGGGCGACGCCCGGCAGCCGAACGGCGAGGAGTGGCTCAAGGCCACCTTCGGCGTCTCCCTCTACGTCGCGCTGCTCGGGCTGATCTCGCTCGCCGTCGGCTCGATCATCCGGCACTCGGCCGGCGCCATCACCATCATGATCGGCGTCCTGCTGGCCCCGCTGGTCATCGCGATCTTCATGTTCTCGTCCTCGCTGGAGGACCTGCGCCAGGCCCTCTTCGAGTACTCCATCCCCAACCAGCTGAGCGTGTTCTACTCCACCTCGCTCAGCGACAGCGGCCCGAGCGGCTGGGACCCGCTGTGGATCGCGCTCGGCGCGACCGCCGTGGTGCTGGGCGCCGCCTTCGCCCTGCTGGAGAAGCGCGACGTCTGA
- the scy gene encoding polarized growth protein Scy, with protein sequence MRGYESQEREPAADVDHLTRFEAEMKRLKTEREKAIQHAEDLGYQVEVLRAKLHEARRTIMSRPAFDGGDIGYQAEQLLRNAQMQADQLRQDAERELSQARAQTQRILQEHAEQAARLQAELHQEAVARRQQLDQELAERRQNVESHVNENVAWAEQLRARTEAQARRLLDESRAEAEQALTAARAEAERVAAEARQRLQADAEATRAEAEQLLLRARTDAERLLNAASSQAQEASDHAEQLRTSTATESDAARRQAGELSRAAEQRMSEAEEALRKAQAEADKVLTEAKAAAEKALAGAESTNEQRTRTAKEQVARLVSEATKEAETTKADAEQVVADARAEAEKIVAEASEKARTLTAEESATQLSKAAKTAEDVLNKAQEDAQNTTKAAAEEAERIRREAETEADRLRAEAHDIAEQLKGSAKDDTKEYRAKTVELQEEARRLRGEAEQLRADAVGEGEKIRAEARKEAVQQIEEAARTAEELLSKAKADADELRQKATSDSEKVRTEAIERATTLRRQAEETLERTRAEAERSREEAVELAETITSNAEQAALELREETERGVEARQAEAAEELTRLHTEAEARLASAEQALTDAREEAARIRREAGEETERLRSEAAERIRTLQQQAGTEADRIRDEAAADASASRAEGEAVAVRLRSEAAAEAERLKSEAQDTADRVRAEAQAAAERLATEASETLAAAQEEALRRRREAEELLGSARQEADQEREQARRQSEELLASARKRVEEAQTEAVRLVEEADRRANEMVSAAEQHAQQVRESVAGLHEQAQDEINGLRSAAEHAAERTRREAEEEADRVRSDAYAVQERAAEDANRVRREASEAADAAQALAEQTMAEAIAEAERLRSEASAHAQRVRTEASDAIAQADQDASRTRADARDDANRIRSDAATQADTLITEARNEAERLQTETIAEAERLHSETVTEAERLRAESVAKAEKLISDAAGDAERLRAEAAETVGTAQQHAERMRADAERVRTDAAAEADRLMSVAREEADSTLDEARKEANKRRSEAAEQVDTLITETAAEADKLLTEAQQQAQKTTADAEAQADSMVGAARSEAERLVSEATVEGNSRVEKARTDADELLVGARRDATAIRERAEELRDRITTEIEALHERARREAAETMRSTGDRCDALIKAAEEQLAKAQAKAKELVSDANSEAGKVRIAAVKKAEGLLKEAEQKKATLVREAEELKAEAIREARRTVEEGKRELEVLVRRREDINAEISRVQDVLEALESFEIPTGGKDGGVKASAAIGAPRSGGKASDG encoded by the coding sequence GTGCGGGGCTATGAGAGCCAGGAGCGGGAGCCGGCGGCTGACGTCGACCACCTGACTCGGTTCGAAGCCGAGATGAAGCGGCTGAAGACCGAGCGGGAAAAGGCGATCCAGCATGCCGAGGACCTCGGCTACCAGGTCGAGGTGCTGCGCGCCAAGTTGCACGAGGCGCGGCGCACCATCATGTCCCGGCCCGCCTTCGACGGCGGCGACATCGGGTACCAGGCCGAGCAGTTGCTGCGCAACGCGCAGATGCAGGCCGACCAGCTGCGCCAGGACGCCGAACGGGAGCTGAGCCAGGCCCGGGCGCAGACGCAGCGGATCCTCCAGGAGCACGCCGAGCAGGCGGCCCGGCTCCAGGCCGAGCTGCACCAGGAGGCGGTGGCCCGCCGCCAGCAGCTCGACCAGGAACTGGCGGAGCGCCGGCAGAACGTCGAGTCGCACGTCAACGAGAACGTGGCGTGGGCCGAGCAGTTGCGGGCCCGCACCGAGGCGCAGGCCCGCCGGCTGCTCGACGAGTCGCGCGCCGAGGCCGAACAGGCCCTGACGGCCGCACGCGCCGAGGCCGAACGGGTGGCCGCGGAAGCCCGCCAGCGTCTCCAGGCCGACGCCGAGGCGACCCGCGCGGAGGCCGAGCAGCTGCTGCTGCGGGCCCGCACGGACGCCGAACGGCTGCTGAACGCCGCCTCCAGCCAGGCGCAGGAGGCCAGCGACCACGCCGAGCAGCTGCGCACCTCCACCGCCACGGAGTCCGACGCGGCCCGCCGCCAGGCCGGTGAGCTCAGCCGCGCCGCCGAGCAGCGCATGTCCGAGGCCGAGGAGGCGCTGCGCAAGGCGCAGGCCGAGGCCGACAAGGTGCTCACCGAGGCGAAGGCCGCCGCCGAGAAGGCGCTCGCCGGCGCTGAGTCCACCAACGAGCAGCGCACCCGTACGGCGAAGGAGCAGGTCGCCCGGCTGGTCAGCGAGGCCACCAAGGAGGCCGAGACCACCAAGGCGGACGCCGAGCAGGTCGTGGCCGACGCCCGCGCCGAGGCGGAGAAGATCGTCGCGGAGGCCTCGGAGAAGGCCCGCACGCTCACCGCCGAGGAGAGCGCCACCCAGCTGTCGAAGGCGGCGAAGACCGCCGAGGACGTCCTCAACAAGGCGCAGGAGGACGCGCAGAACACCACCAAGGCGGCCGCCGAGGAGGCCGAGCGGATCCGCCGCGAGGCGGAGACCGAGGCGGACCGGCTGCGCGCCGAGGCGCACGACATCGCCGAGCAGCTCAAGGGGTCGGCGAAGGACGACACCAAGGAGTACCGCGCCAAGACGGTCGAGCTCCAGGAGGAGGCCCGCCGGCTGCGCGGCGAGGCCGAGCAGCTGCGCGCCGACGCAGTCGGCGAGGGCGAGAAGATCCGCGCGGAGGCCCGCAAGGAGGCCGTCCAGCAGATCGAGGAGGCGGCCAGGACCGCCGAGGAGCTGCTGTCCAAGGCGAAGGCCGACGCGGACGAGCTGCGCCAGAAGGCCACCTCGGACAGCGAGAAGGTGCGCACCGAGGCCATCGAGCGCGCCACCACGCTGCGCCGGCAGGCCGAGGAGACCCTGGAGCGCACCCGCGCGGAGGCCGAGCGCTCCCGCGAGGAGGCGGTGGAGCTCGCCGAGACCATCACCTCCAACGCCGAGCAGGCCGCGCTCGAACTGCGCGAGGAGACCGAGCGCGGGGTCGAGGCCCGGCAGGCGGAGGCAGCCGAGGAGCTGACCCGGCTGCACACGGAGGCGGAGGCACGGCTCGCCTCCGCCGAGCAGGCGCTGACCGACGCGCGCGAGGAGGCCGCCCGGATCCGCCGCGAGGCCGGCGAGGAGACCGAGCGGCTGCGCTCGGAGGCCGCCGAGCGGATCCGTACGCTCCAGCAGCAGGCGGGCACCGAGGCGGACCGGATCCGCGACGAGGCCGCCGCCGACGCATCCGCCTCGCGCGCCGAGGGCGAGGCCGTCGCCGTACGGCTGCGTTCCGAGGCCGCTGCCGAGGCGGAGCGGCTGAAGTCGGAGGCGCAGGACACCGCCGACCGGGTACGCGCCGAGGCGCAGGCCGCGGCCGAGCGGCTGGCCACGGAGGCGTCCGAGACGCTGGCCGCCGCCCAGGAGGAGGCGCTGCGGCGCCGCCGCGAGGCCGAGGAGCTGCTCGGTTCCGCGCGCCAGGAGGCCGACCAGGAGCGGGAGCAGGCCCGCCGGCAGAGCGAGGAGCTGCTGGCCTCGGCGCGCAAGCGCGTGGAGGAGGCGCAGACCGAGGCCGTCCGGCTGGTCGAGGAGGCCGACCGGCGCGCGAACGAGATGGTGTCCGCGGCCGAGCAGCACGCGCAGCAGGTCCGGGAGTCCGTGGCCGGGCTGCACGAGCAGGCGCAGGACGAGATCAACGGGCTGCGTTCCGCCGCCGAGCACGCGGCCGAGCGCACCCGGCGCGAGGCGGAGGAGGAGGCGGACCGGGTCCGCTCCGACGCCTACGCGGTGCAGGAGCGGGCCGCCGAGGACGCCAACCGGGTCCGGCGCGAGGCGAGCGAGGCCGCGGATGCCGCGCAGGCGCTGGCCGAGCAGACCATGGCCGAGGCGATCGCGGAGGCGGAGCGGCTGCGCTCGGAGGCGTCCGCGCACGCCCAGCGGGTGCGCACCGAGGCGTCGGACGCCATCGCCCAGGCCGACCAGGACGCGTCGCGCACCCGGGCGGACGCCCGGGACGACGCGAACCGCATCCGTTCGGACGCCGCGACGCAGGCGGACACCCTCATCACCGAGGCCCGCAACGAGGCGGAGCGGCTCCAGACGGAGACGATCGCGGAGGCCGAGCGGCTCCACTCCGAGACGGTCACGGAGGCGGAGCGGCTGCGCGCCGAGTCGGTCGCCAAGGCGGAGAAGCTGATCTCGGACGCCGCCGGGGACGCGGAGCGGCTGCGCGCCGAGGCCGCCGAGACGGTGGGCACCGCGCAGCAGCACGCCGAGCGGATGCGCGCCGACGCCGAGCGGGTCAGGACCGACGCGGCGGCGGAGGCCGACCGGCTGATGAGCGTGGCCCGCGAGGAGGCCGACTCCACGCTGGACGAGGCCCGCAAGGAGGCCAACAAGCGGCGCTCCGAGGCGGCCGAGCAGGTCGACACCCTCATCACGGAGACGGCGGCCGAGGCGGACAAGCTCCTCACGGAGGCGCAGCAGCAGGCGCAGAAGACGACGGCGGACGCGGAGGCACAGGCCGACTCGATGGTCGGCGCGGCCCGCAGCGAGGCCGAGCGGCTGGTGTCCGAGGCGACGGTCGAGGGCAACTCGCGGGTGGAGAAGGCCCGTACGGACGCGGACGAGCTGCTGGTCGGCGCCCGTCGGGACGCGACCGCCATAAGGGAGCGGGCGGAGGAGCTGCGCGACCGCATCACGACCGAGATCGAGGCGCTGCACGAGCGGGCCCGCCGTGAGGCCGCCGAGACGATGAGGTCGACCGGCGACCGCTGCGACGCGCTCATCAAGGCGGCCGAGGAACAGCTCGCCAAGGCGCAGGCGAAGGCGAAGGAGCTGGTGTCGGACGCCAATTCCGAGGCCGGCAAGGTCCGCATCGCCGCCGTGAAGAAGGCCGAGGGGCTGCTCAAGGAGGCGGAGCAGAAGAAGGCGACGCTCGTGCGTGAGGCCGAGGAGCTCAAGGCCGAGGCGATCCGCGAGGCGCGCCGCACCGTCGAGGAGGGCAAGCGCGAGCTGGAGGTCCTGGTGCGCCGGCGTGAGGACATCAACGCCGAGATCTCGCGGGTGCAGGACGTGCTGGAGGCGCTGGAGTCGTTCGAGATCCCGACCGGGGGCAAGGACGGGGGCGTCAAGGCGAGCGCGGCGATCGGGGCGCCCCGGTCGGGCGGGAAGGCGTCGGACGGCTAG
- a CDS encoding ABC transporter ATP-binding protein: MIELSGLTKRYGEKVAVNNLTFTVRPGIVTGFLGPNGAGKSTTMRMMLGLDRPTAGDVRIDGQHYDRLKDPLKYIGALLDAKAMHGGRSAFNHLLCLAQSNGIPKSRVHEVLDTVGLTSVARKKAKGFSLGMGQRLGIAGALLGDPRILMFDEPVNGLDPEGIHWIRNLMKSLAAQGRTVFVSSHLMSEMALTADHLVVIGQGRLLADTSMADFIAQNSRSFVRIRTPQRERLLDVLRGAGFLVVETGSGVLEVDDGKSEHIGELAAQHQIVLHELSPQRASLEEAFMQLTAESVEYHAHAGADAGAPADPPPAGPPQPWGDDWTRSR; this comes from the coding sequence ATGATCGAGCTGTCGGGGCTGACCAAGCGGTACGGCGAGAAGGTCGCGGTGAACAACCTGACCTTCACCGTCAGACCGGGCATCGTCACGGGCTTCCTCGGTCCCAACGGCGCGGGCAAGTCCACCACGATGCGGATGATGCTCGGTCTGGACCGGCCGACCGCGGGGGACGTCCGGATCGACGGGCAGCACTACGACCGGCTGAAGGACCCGCTGAAGTACATCGGGGCCCTGCTGGACGCCAAGGCCATGCACGGGGGGCGCAGCGCCTTCAACCATCTGCTGTGCCTGGCGCAGAGCAACGGCATCCCGAAGAGCCGGGTGCACGAGGTGCTGGACACCGTGGGGCTCACCTCCGTGGCGAGGAAGAAGGCCAAGGGGTTCTCGCTCGGCATGGGCCAGCGGCTGGGCATCGCGGGGGCGCTCCTCGGCGACCCGCGGATCCTGATGTTCGACGAGCCGGTGAACGGCCTCGACCCCGAGGGCATCCACTGGATCCGCAACCTGATGAAATCGCTGGCCGCCCAGGGCCGGACCGTGTTCGTCTCCTCCCACCTGATGAGCGAGATGGCGCTGACCGCCGATCACCTCGTCGTCATCGGTCAGGGCCGGCTGCTCGCCGACACCTCGATGGCCGACTTCATCGCGCAGAACTCGCGCTCGTTCGTCCGTATCCGCACCCCGCAGCGGGAGCGGCTGCTCGACGTGCTGCGCGGTGCCGGGTTCCTCGTCGTCGAGACGGGCAGCGGGGTGCTGGAGGTGGACGACGGCAAGTCCGAGCACATCGGGGAGCTGGCCGCGCAGCACCAGATCGTGCTGCACGAGCTGAGTCCCCAGCGGGCTTCCCTGGAGGAGGCGTTCATGCAGCTGACCGCGGAGTCGGTCGAGTACCACGCGCACGCCGGGGCGGATGCGGGCGCACCAGCGGACCCGCCGCCCGCGGGACCTCCGCAGCCGTGGGGCGACGACTGGACGAGGAGCCGATGA
- a CDS encoding ATP/GTP-binding protein, with protein sequence MSPRRNRPKGEGSSGRSAEDDRDSRYGGWQSGESWQGEQWSVRHVAGASAQGKAYRCPGCDQLIPDGVPHVVAWPEHAGVDDRRHWHKACWNARDRRTPGVRRSRNAPKF encoded by the coding sequence GTGTCCCCGCGCCGCAACCGACCCAAGGGTGAGGGCTCGTCCGGCCGGAGCGCCGAGGACGACCGCGACAGCCGCTACGGCGGCTGGCAGTCCGGGGAGAGCTGGCAGGGCGAGCAGTGGAGCGTGCGGCACGTGGCGGGCGCGAGCGCGCAGGGCAAGGCGTACCGGTGCCCCGGATGCGACCAGCTCATCCCGGACGGCGTCCCGCACGTCGTCGCCTGGCCCGAGCACGCCGGCGTCGACGACCGCCGGCACTGGCACAAGGCGTGCTGGAACGCACGGGACCGCCGCACCCCGGGGGTGCGGCGGTCCCGTAACGCGCCGAAGTTCTAG
- a CDS encoding cellulose-binding protein, with product MSDTSPYGFELVRRGYDRAQVDERISKLVSDRDSALARITALEKRIEELHLETQNAQAQVSDAEPSYAGLGARVEKILRLAEEEAKDLREEARRAAEQHRELAESAAQQVRNDAESFAAERKAKAEDEGVRIVEKAKSDASQLRSEAQKDAQSKREEADALFEETRAKAAQAAADFETNLAKRREQSERDLASRQQKAEKRLAEIEHRAEQLRLEAEKLRTDAERRARQTVETAQRQAEDIVADANAKADRIRSESERELAALTNRRDSINAQLTNVREMLATLTGAAVAAAGTPSTDDEPISRGVPAQQSR from the coding sequence ATGAGCGACACTTCCCCCTACGGCTTCGAGCTTGTGCGGCGTGGATACGACCGCGCTCAGGTGGACGAACGCATCTCGAAGCTCGTCTCCGACCGTGACAGCGCTCTGGCTCGTATCACTGCTCTGGAAAAGCGCATCGAGGAGCTGCACCTCGAGACGCAGAACGCCCAGGCCCAGGTGAGCGACGCCGAGCCGTCGTACGCCGGTCTCGGCGCGCGTGTCGAGAAGATCCTCCGCCTCGCCGAGGAAGAGGCCAAGGACCTGCGCGAGGAGGCCCGCCGCGCCGCGGAGCAGCACCGGGAGCTCGCCGAGTCGGCGGCCCAGCAGGTGCGCAACGACGCGGAGTCGTTCGCCGCCGAGCGCAAGGCCAAGGCGGAGGACGAGGGCGTCCGGATCGTCGAGAAGGCCAAGAGCGACGCGTCGCAGCTGCGTTCCGAGGCGCAGAAGGACGCGCAGTCGAAGCGTGAGGAGGCGGACGCCCTCTTCGAGGAGACCCGCGCCAAGGCCGCGCAGGCCGCCGCCGACTTCGAGACCAACCTCGCCAAGCGCCGCGAGCAGTCGGAGCGGGACCTGGCCTCGCGTCAGCAGAAGGCGGAGAAGCGTCTCGCCGAGATCGAGCACCGCGCGGAGCAGCTGCGTCTGGAGGCGGAGAAGCTGCGCACCGACGCCGAGCGTCGCGCCCGTCAGACCGTCGAGACGGCGCAGCGCCAGGCCGAGGACATCGTGGCGGACGCCAACGCCAAGGCCGACCGCATCCGTTCCGAATCCGAGCGCGAGCTGGCGGCCCTGACCAACCGCCGCGACTCGATCAACGCCCAGCTGACGAACGTCCGCGAGATGCTCGCCACGCTGACCGGTGCCGCGGTGGCCGCGGCCGGCACGCCGTCCACGGACGACGAGCCGATCTCCCGCGGGGTCCCGGCGCAGCAGTCCCGGTAA
- a CDS encoding ABC transporter ATP-binding protein — protein MIEAVGLTKRYGDKTAVYNLSFQVRPGAVTGFLGPNGSGKSTTMRMILGLDNPTAGTVTIGGYPYRKLPNAARQVGALLDAKAVHGGRHARNHLLSLAQLSGIPARRVDEVLGVVGLQDVARKRSKGFSLGMGQRLGIAAALLGDPQVLLFDEPVNGLDPEGILWVRNLMKSLAAEGRTVFVSSHLMSEMAVTADHLIVIGRGQLLSDMSVTDFISANSADFARVRTPHTEPSLREKLASALTEAGGHVLPEQDGALRVTGLPLPRISDIAHEADVRLWELSPHQASLEEAYMRMTQGAVDYRSTIDQKAGLQQQPPPGAQPPMPVPGQGQPGWYAPPPPQHSGYGHPQPAQAPPGASYGAYGAPGAPAAAPGPNGANPYAQAPAQAPAQPPAPAAPAPQAPAAAPAPEAAGTADQAPSAPAAPVPAPDAAPTKSEDAR, from the coding sequence ATGATCGAAGCAGTCGGCCTGACCAAGCGCTACGGCGACAAGACCGCTGTGTACAACCTTTCCTTCCAGGTGCGGCCCGGTGCGGTCACCGGCTTCCTCGGGCCCAACGGCTCGGGCAAGTCGACGACGATGCGGATGATCCTGGGCCTGGACAACCCGACCGCCGGGACGGTGACGATCGGCGGCTACCCGTACCGCAAGCTGCCGAACGCCGCCCGCCAGGTGGGCGCCCTGCTGGACGCCAAGGCGGTGCACGGCGGCCGGCACGCGCGCAACCACCTGCTCAGCCTGGCCCAGCTGTCCGGGATCCCGGCCCGGCGGGTCGACGAGGTGCTCGGTGTCGTCGGACTCCAGGACGTGGCGCGCAAGCGCTCCAAGGGCTTCTCCCTCGGCATGGGCCAGCGGCTCGGCATCGCGGCCGCGCTGCTCGGCGACCCTCAGGTGCTGCTCTTCGACGAGCCGGTCAACGGCCTCGACCCGGAGGGCATCCTCTGGGTGCGCAACCTCATGAAGTCGCTGGCCGCCGAGGGCCGCACGGTGTTCGTCTCCTCCCACCTCATGAGCGAGATGGCGGTGACCGCCGATCACCTGATCGTCATCGGGCGCGGCCAGCTGCTCTCCGACATGAGCGTGACCGACTTCATCTCGGCCAACTCCGCCGACTTCGCGCGGGTGCGCACCCCGCACACCGAGCCCTCGCTGCGCGAGAAGCTGGCCTCCGCGCTCACCGAGGCGGGCGGTCACGTGCTCCCCGAGCAGGACGGCGCGCTGCGGGTGACCGGGCTGCCGCTGCCGCGCATCAGCGACATCGCTCACGAGGCGGACGTCCGCCTGTGGGAGCTGTCCCCGCACCAGGCCTCCCTGGAGGAGGCGTACATGCGGATGACGCAGGGCGCCGTCGACTACCGGTCCACCATCGACCAGAAGGCCGGCCTCCAGCAGCAGCCGCCGCCGGGCGCGCAGCCGCCCATGCCGGTCCCGGGCCAGGGCCAGCCGGGCTGGTACGCCCCGCCGCCCCCGCAGCACTCCGGTTACGGGCACCCGCAGCCGGCCCAGGCGCCTCCGGGGGCCTCCTACGGGGCGTACGGCGCCCCCGGAGCGCCCGCGGCGGCTCCCGGCCCGAACGGTGCCAACCCGTACGCCCAGGCACCCGCACAGGCGCCGGCCCAGCCGCCGGCCCCGGCCGCACCGGCACCCCAGGCCCCGGCAGCCGCACCGGCGCCGGAAGCCGCCGGGACCGCGGACCAGGCCCCGTCCGCGCCCGCCGCGCCCGTTCCCGCCCCCGACGCCGCCCCGACCAAGTCCGAGGACGCCCGATGA